The DNA window GCTGAAGCGTTAAAGATGTTGCGCGCGGCCAAAGATGCATTCACCAAAGCGGGTTATGAAGTTGAGACCCTGCGCATCACCACGCAGCCGTTTCCAGAATACACAAAAGGATTGACGCCGGAGCAGGCGCTGGAATTTTTTAAGGCCTATGACAAGCTGGCGCAGCAGGAAGGATTCACGCCGGACATTGGCGCGGCGATGATGAGGGACAGCGATGATCCTAGGCAAGCCGAGTTGCTGGCGCGAATCCTGGCCGAGACGCAGAACATCAACGGTTTCGTCGAGGTGGCAGACGATGCTGGCATTCACTGGAACGGCGTGCGCGCCGCGGCACAAGTCATCAAGTATCTGGAAGAACACACGGAACACAGCGAAGGCAACTTTCACTTCGCGGCGGGAGCATTTCCGCCGCAGGTCGCGCCATTCTTTCCCGTGTCGTACACCTCAGACGCGGGACATGGCTTTGCCATTGGCCTGGAGTCGGCCAACATCGTGCAGCAGGTGTTTGCCAACGCCAAGGGCGACTTGCGTTCAGCAGGTGAGCAACTTACTGCAGCGCTGGGTACAGAGGCAAAGAAAGTGGAAGAAATCGCGCACCGCGTATCGACCAGCACTAGTTGGAAGTATCAAGGCATCGACCTGACGCCAGTCCCGCTCAAGGAAATCTCTATCGGCGGGGCAATGGAATCATTGCTGCATGGCGAGATTGGCTCACCGGGAAGCTTGAGCGTGGCCTATACCATCACCACAGCGGTGAAGAAAGTTCCTGTTCAGCAAGCCGGTTATAGCGGCTTGATGCTTCCGGTGCTGGAAGATTCTGTTCTGGCGAAACGCTGGGAAGCAGGCACGATCAGCCGAGATTCGCTCATGTCCTATTCTTCAGTCTGCAGCACCGGGCTCGACGCTATCCCACTGCCCGGTGACATTTCGTTGCATGAACTTGAAAGCATCATCGGCGATATGGCCAGCCTCGCTGTGAAATGGCACAAACCGCTTTCCGCGCGGCTCTTACCGGTTGCGGGTAAGAAGGCGGGCGATATGACGGAATTTAGCAGCCCGTATCTGGCGAACATTCATATTCGATAGAGGACTAAACCATGGCTTTACAGATGAAACCGGAATGCGAGAAATGCCACCAAGCATTGCCGGCCAATGGCATGGCGATGATCTGCTCTTACGAATGCACTTTTTGCGAGAAATGCGCGGCGGAGATGAAGAGCGTCTGTCCCAATTGTGGCGGCGAACTGGTGCACCGGCCAAGGCGGAAGTAAGTAGCATTCCCGCGAATCGGCGTCCCAAAACAAGAGCTCAGGACCGTCCAGGTGAGGTGTCAGCATGTTGAAATGCTTGTGGTGAAAGTCCTTATGCCTTTTGACAAAGTGCGAGCCGTCTAAGATAATTCCGCACCGTTCCTGGTATTGCTTCCAGCCGGATGTATGAATCAGCCGTTAGGCCAGCCCCGCTGTTCCGTCCGCAATATTAAGACGGCTGTGTATCAAACCTCACCTGTGATTATTCCAAGCGACCTCTGTTATCTTCAGTCGCTGATTCCAAGTTCCGCAAGAAGGAGATCTTCCCCATGAAGCTTATGAACTCACGCTTTAGCCTGATGTTAGTTTTTGCGCTGGTGCTGGCGTGCCTGGCTGCAGTTCCGGCCCAGGCCGCAACCACAACGATTGCCGGTTCCTTCGCTGATGGAGCCAAATACCTGATTGAAGTGCCCTCGCCATGGAACGGCACATTGCTGCTGTACTCCCACGGCTATGTAGCGCCTGGCTCAGCCAACCCCGCGCAGGACGTGGGTGATCCCGGCACCCGCGCATTCCTCCTGGCGAATGGTTTTGCTCTGGCGGGTTCATCCTATGCCACCACCGGTTGGGCGATTCATGAAGCTTTGGTGGACCAGATCGCCGTGCTTGACCTCTTCAACGCGCAGGTTGGCACGCCCATGCGCACCATTGCCTGGGGGCATTCCCTGGGCGGCATCATCACTGCCGGCCTGATCCAGAGAAATCCCAACCGGTTTGACGCGGCGCTGCCGATGTGCGGCGTACTTTCCGGCGGAGTTGCCACCTGGAACCAGGCGCTGGATTCCGCCTTCGCTTTTAAAACCTTCTTCAATCCCGGAGGGCCTCTTCAGGTTGTCAACATCGCCAACCCGACCGCCAACTTCCTGCTGGCGGAGCAACTGCTGGCTGCGGCCAATGCAACCCCGCAGGGCCGTGCGCGCCTGGCCCTGGCAAACTCTTTCGGAGATTTGCCTGGCTGGTTTAATCCTGCCTCACCCGAGCCCGCCGCCAATGATTTTGCTTCCCAGGCCGACAACCAGTTCTTGTGGGCGCAGCAGGTTGACTTCCCGTTTATCTTTGCTTTTCGCGCGGAGCTGGAGTTTCGTGCCGGTGGCAATCCTTCATGGAATACCGGTGTGAACTACAGGGAGCAGTTTGAACATTCCGTCAACGGCGCGGAAGTTCGCGCTCTTTATAAACAGGCGGGGCTCAACCTGGAAGACGATCTGGAAACCCTGAACAAGGCCGCGCGCATCTCCGCCGAGCCTAACGCGGTGGACTATCTTGAACAGAACATCATCTTCAACGGAGATATCGATTTCCCCGTGCTCAGCATGCACACGGAAGGTGATGGCCTGGTTTCCAACCAGAATGAAAGCGCTTATCGTGACGTGGTGCGCGAGGCCGGCAACGAACGGCTCCTCCGCCAGATCTTCGTGCATCGCGCCGGACACTGCACGTTCACTCCGGCAGAGACCATTACGGCTCTGGAAAACCTGATCAGCCGCCTGGATACGGGCCATTGGCCCGACCTTCACGCGGACGCGCTGAATGCTGAGGCGGCAACCCTGGGACCGCTGAACGTGGCGCCTCCCTCGTTCTTCCTCTTCCATCCGGCGCAGTTCCTGCGCCCCTTTGATGCCTTTGACGCAACTCGTTGCGCCCGTAAGCACGGCGATAATGACGGTGGAGGCGTGCCCTGTAACGCCTTCTAATGGCTGAGGATAACGAAATAAAATTAGCCGCGAGTGCTCGCGAATGAACACGAAATCGACATTGGATTCGCGTCTTTTGCGTTGATTCGCGGCTGATTCTTTTGCTCAGCGATCGTCTGCGGAAATCTGCGGCGATTTCATCATCCCATGCGTTCTCAAACCCTCGTCTTAGCAGCCATTGACAAGGCTTTCCTGAAGGTCTATCGTTCTCGTCACCCGTTGCAACTCCCCCTGGAGGTATTCCACCGCCATGCATACGACCCTCAATGAAAAATATTCATTCATTCGCCGCGCCATTATTTTCTTGGTTGCGACCGCACTTCTAACACCTGCTCTGGCCCTGGCCGAGACGCATCCGCTCTTTAACCTGCAATCGACCACGCAGTCGCCGTTTCCAAGTGACCGCTTTACGGTGTTTGATGCACAGCAGCTTACGGGTTTGCGCGTGAATATTCCGCTGCCCAACTGTGCCACCAATCCTTCTGACTGCGCGGACTTAATGCTGGTGAACCAGTTGGATGGATTCAATCTTCAGCCGCGCATTTCCATACCTTTTGACGGCGCGATTGACGTGAGCACGGTGAACAGCAGCACCGTATTCCTGGTGAAGCTGCCGGGCAATGCGCTGGGCCAGGAGTTCGACCACTTTACTCCGCAGGCCATCGGCATCAACCAGATCGTATGGGACCCTGCCAGCCTGACGCTGTTCGCGGAATCGAACGACCATCTGGACGAAGATTCGAACTACGTGCTGGTAGTCACCACCGGCGTGCACGATGCCGCAGGAAACCCGCTTGCCGTCTCCGATGACTTCGCCAACTTCCGTCGCGACCTGAACTTCGGCCAAACCAAAGACGCCTTGTTGAAGGCATATCGTCAATCGCTGAAGAGCGCTCTTTCGGGCGACGTGCTTGGGGCGCTCGGCCTGGACAGGAAAGATATTGCCGCCGCCAGCGTGTTTACCACTGAGAGTGCGACGGCTACACTGCGCAGCATCCGCGAGCAGATCAAGAGCGCCGCTTCACCCGCAGTAAATTTCAACCTGGGAACCGGTGGTGAGAAAACAGTATTTCCCTTGAACACGGTCACAGGGTTCACATGGAACGTGCAAGCTCTCACGGTTGGCCCGCTGATTCCGACAAACCTGAATGCGGACCTGGCCGCGTTGCAGGTGTTCCCCGGATCGGTAGGCACCTTGGCCTTTGGCAAATTCAGTGGAACGCACTGGCAGAACGCCAACGTGTTCATCCCGCAGGTGCCGACGCGGCAAAGCGTTCCCGCGCAGGGCACGGAAGATGTTTTCTTCAACCTGTTTATTCCTTCAGGGCCACGCCCCACCAATGGCTGGCCAGTGGCGATCTTTGGCCACGGATTCACTGACAGCAAGCAGGGCGCGCCATTTGCGGTTGCGTCCGTGCTTGCGCACAACGGTATCGCCAGCATCGCAATTAACGTCGTGGGCCATGGCTTTGGTCCCAACAGCACGCTGACCGTGCAGCAGGGCACCACAGCAACCACGTTTCTTGAAGGCGGCCGCGGGTTTGACCAGGACGGAAACGGCCAGATCACAAGCGCTGAAGGTTCTTCCACATTCTTTGCCAGCGCGCAGGGAACTATTGGATCGCGCGATGCGCTCCAGCAAACCGCTGCCAACCTGATGGAACTGGTTCGCGCCATTCAGGGCGGAGTTGACGTGAACGGCGATGGGCTACAGTCGCTCGATCCTAACCGCATCTACTATGCCGGCCAGTCATTCGGCGGCATTTACGGCACGATTTTCATGGGCATCGAGCCCGACATCCGAGCTGGTGTTCCGAATGTTCCCGGCGGTCCAATCATCGACATTGTTCGCCTAAGCCCTTCATTCCAGCTCTTGCTCACGCAGTCACTGGCAGTGCGTGTTCCGGCGCTGCTCAATGCCGGCCCGCCGATCTTCTTTAATGACAACAGCCCTCTTCGCAACCTTCCGCCGGTAATCAATAATGTCCCCGGAGCTGTTGCAATTCAAACCGTGGAAGACACCAGCAGATGGCTCGGTCAGGCTGGCGATCCCGTAGCCTGGGCGCCGTTCATCCGCAAGAATCCGTTGCCGGGCGATCTGGCGAAATCCGTGATTGTGCAGTTTGCACGCGGTGACATGACCGTGCCGAACCCGACAGCAACTGCA is part of the Terriglobia bacterium genome and encodes:
- a CDS encoding DUF711 family protein; amino-acid sequence: MLKRFAVTLLFLLASSIGFAQSPSTNAARPKIRTVTAFVRLNRATYQAQVAEALKMLRAAKDAFTKAGYEVETLRITTQPFPEYTKGLTPEQALEFFKAYDKLAQQEGFTPDIGAAMMRDSDDPRQAELLARILAETQNINGFVEVADDAGIHWNGVRAAAQVIKYLEEHTEHSEGNFHFAAGAFPPQVAPFFPVSYTSDAGHGFAIGLESANIVQQVFANAKGDLRSAGEQLTAALGTEAKKVEEIAHRVSTSTSWKYQGIDLTPVPLKEISIGGAMESLLHGEIGSPGSLSVAYTITTAVKKVPVQQAGYSGLMLPVLEDSVLAKRWEAGTISRDSLMSYSSVCSTGLDAIPLPGDISLHELESIIGDMASLAVKWHKPLSARLLPVAGKKAGDMTEFSSPYLANIHIR
- a CDS encoding DUF1272 domain-containing protein: MALQMKPECEKCHQALPANGMAMICSYECTFCEKCAAEMKSVCPNCGGELVHRPRRK
- a CDS encoding prolyl oligopeptidase family serine peptidase, producing MKLMNSRFSLMLVFALVLACLAAVPAQAATTTIAGSFADGAKYLIEVPSPWNGTLLLYSHGYVAPGSANPAQDVGDPGTRAFLLANGFALAGSSYATTGWAIHEALVDQIAVLDLFNAQVGTPMRTIAWGHSLGGIITAGLIQRNPNRFDAALPMCGVLSGGVATWNQALDSAFAFKTFFNPGGPLQVVNIANPTANFLLAEQLLAAANATPQGRARLALANSFGDLPGWFNPASPEPAANDFASQADNQFLWAQQVDFPFIFAFRAELEFRAGGNPSWNTGVNYREQFEHSVNGAEVRALYKQAGLNLEDDLETLNKAARISAEPNAVDYLEQNIIFNGDIDFPVLSMHTEGDGLVSNQNESAYRDVVREAGNERLLRQIFVHRAGHCTFTPAETITALENLISRLDTGHWPDLHADALNAEAATLGPLNVAPPSFFLFHPAQFLRPFDAFDATRCARKHGDNDGGGVPCNAF
- a CDS encoding Ig-like domain-containing protein, which gives rise to MHTTLNEKYSFIRRAIIFLVATALLTPALALAETHPLFNLQSTTQSPFPSDRFTVFDAQQLTGLRVNIPLPNCATNPSDCADLMLVNQLDGFNLQPRISIPFDGAIDVSTVNSSTVFLVKLPGNALGQEFDHFTPQAIGINQIVWDPASLTLFAESNDHLDEDSNYVLVVTTGVHDAAGNPLAVSDDFANFRRDLNFGQTKDALLKAYRQSLKSALSGDVLGALGLDRKDIAAASVFTTESATATLRSIREQIKSAASPAVNFNLGTGGEKTVFPLNTVTGFTWNVQALTVGPLIPTNLNADLAALQVFPGSVGTLAFGKFSGTHWQNANVFIPQVPTRQSVPAQGTEDVFFNLFIPSGPRPTNGWPVAIFGHGFTDSKQGAPFAVASVLAHNGIASIAINVVGHGFGPNSTLTVQQGTTATTFLEGGRGFDQDGNGQITSAEGSSTFFASAQGTIGSRDALQQTAANLMELVRAIQGGVDVNGDGLQSLDPNRIYYAGQSFGGIYGTIFMGIEPDIRAGVPNVPGGPIIDIVRLSPSFQLLLTQSLAVRVPALLNAGPPIFFNDNSPLRNLPPVINNVPGAVAIQTVEDTSRWLGQAGDPVAWAPFIRKNPLPGDLAKSVIVQFARGDMTVPNPTATALIRSGDLTDRATFYRNDIAFPLGLGLHNPHTFLTSLPKPIAIEPQIQIGVFFATDGALTIDPDSVGLLPPSVPPLFETPIAGPLPEDLGFLP